The proteins below come from a single Cylindrospermopsis raciborskii Cr2010 genomic window:
- a CDS encoding glycosyltransferase — translation MKTRLYIISASFNAGNCIERLIQSLESQTDKDFVWILVDGGSNDNTLQKAEKIQGIAKKLILNRNDFGIYHAINTGLELCNEGYYVVAGCDDVFYADAVANFKKAILEDNADIIAANVKILQRLKKPKGSHLVWLYGGSSLIAAHSVGTAIRCSLHKKLGNYSNMYPIYADGEFMIRALVSGAKFSYPDFIAGEFSDGGISNKSQLISFSDQFKALVAHGYNFYLQWFLFNLRLLKWYRKISHLQALAKTNQRNGS, via the coding sequence ATGAAAACTAGATTATATATCATTTCAGCAAGTTTTAATGCTGGAAATTGTATAGAAAGGTTAATTCAATCGTTAGAGTCACAGACAGATAAGGACTTTGTTTGGATATTAGTTGATGGAGGATCGAATGACAACACTCTTCAAAAGGCAGAAAAAATACAAGGCATCGCTAAAAAATTAATTCTCAACAGGAATGATTTTGGTATATATCACGCTATTAATACTGGCTTAGAGTTATGCAATGAAGGTTATTATGTAGTCGCAGGGTGTGACGATGTCTTTTATGCTGACGCTGTAGCAAACTTCAAAAAAGCTATTCTTGAGGATAATGCGGATATCATCGCTGCGAACGTAAAAATTTTGCAAAGGCTTAAAAAGCCCAAGGGATCGCACTTAGTTTGGTTGTATGGAGGTAGTAGCTTGATTGCCGCCCATTCAGTAGGGACTGCCATAAGATGTAGTCTTCACAAAAAACTTGGTAATTATTCTAATATGTACCCTATTTATGCAGATGGTGAGTTTATGATTAGAGCATTAGTAAGCGGTGCAAAATTTTCATATCCAGATTTCATTGCTGGAGAATTTTCAGATGGAGGTATAAGCAATAAAAGTCAGCTCATTAGCTTTTCTGATCAGTTTAAGGCTTTAGTTGCACATGGTTATAACTTTTATCTTCAGTGGTTTTTGTTTAATCTTCGATTGCTTAAGTGGTATAGGAAAATTTCTCATTTACAAGCATTAGCGAAAACAAACCAGAGAAATGGTTCATGA